A single genomic interval of Acidobacteriota bacterium harbors:
- a CDS encoding TRAP transporter large permease subunit, translating into MLVGIVLILLAVLGTPLFAIIAAGALVGFASSDIDLMVVPMEIFRVSEIPVLIAIPLFTFAGYLLGESDAPRRLVRVTNVLLGWMPGGLAVVALFVCALFTAFTGASGITIIAMGALLYPALSAAGYREQFNLGLVTTSGSLGLLFAPSLPLILYGVISEQPVGDLFVAGVLPGLLMLLLLSLYCMREGRSVRERVERTAFDRREAVAALRESIWEIPLPIIVLGGVYSGFFAVSEAAAVTVVYVFIVEVLIYGDIRLAELPRVMRDSMVLVGGILIILGVSLASTNYMIDQQVPMKLFEWVTAHISSKLSFLILLNIFLLVLGMMLDIFSALVIVVPLILPVAAGFGVDPIHLGMIFLANMQIGYCTPPVGMNLFIASYRFERPVVQLYRATLPFLAILLLTVLVITYWPWLSLTLVR; encoded by the coding sequence ATCCTCGTCGGAATCGTCTTGATTCTGCTCGCGGTGCTTGGCACGCCGTTGTTCGCGATTATCGCGGCGGGCGCTCTGGTCGGATTTGCGAGCTCGGACATCGACCTCATGGTCGTGCCGATGGAGATCTTCAGGGTGTCCGAGATTCCGGTCCTGATCGCCATCCCGCTCTTCACCTTTGCCGGCTACCTGCTTGGTGAGAGTGACGCGCCGCGACGCCTCGTCAGGGTCACCAACGTCTTGCTGGGGTGGATGCCGGGCGGCCTCGCCGTGGTCGCGCTCTTCGTTTGCGCCCTCTTCACCGCGTTTACGGGAGCGTCGGGGATCACGATCATCGCAATGGGCGCTCTGCTCTATCCGGCGTTGTCGGCCGCCGGTTACCGCGAACAGTTCAACCTCGGCCTGGTCACAACATCCGGCAGCCTCGGGCTACTCTTTGCGCCCTCCCTGCCGTTGATCCTCTACGGCGTCATCTCCGAACAACCGGTAGGTGACCTGTTTGTGGCCGGGGTTCTGCCCGGATTGCTCATGCTCCTGCTGCTATCGCTGTACTGCATGCGCGAGGGACGATCCGTTCGCGAGCGCGTCGAGCGGACGGCGTTCGATCGCCGCGAGGCGGTGGCGGCGCTGCGTGAGTCGATCTGGGAGATTCCGCTTCCAATCATCGTGCTCGGCGGGGTGTACAGTGGCTTTTTCGCGGTCTCGGAGGCGGCGGCGGTGACCGTGGTCTATGTGTTTATCGTCGAAGTGCTTATTTACGGCGACATCCGGCTCGCAGAGCTGCCGCGAGTGATGCGGGACTCGATGGTGCTGGTCGGGGGTATCCTGATCATTCTCGGGGTGTCCCTCGCATCGACCAACTACATGATCGACCAACAGGTGCCGATGAAGCTCTTCGAGTGGGTGACCGCCCACATCTCATCCAAGCTGAGCTTCCTGATCCTGCTCAACATCTTTTTGCTCGTTCTCGGGATGATGCTCGACATCTTTTCCGCCCTCGTCATTGTGGTACCGCTCATCCTGCCCGTCGCGGCGGGTTTCGGCGTCGACCCGATCCACTTGGGCATGATCTTCCTTGCAAACATGCAGATAGGTTACTGTACGCCGCCGGTCGGGATGAACCTTTTCATTGCCAGCTACCGATTCGAAAGACCGGTGGTTCAGCTTTACCGCGCGACCCTGCCATTCTTGGCGATACTCCTGCTGACGGTGCTGGTCATCACCTACTGGCCGTGGCTGTCACTCACTCTCGTCCGCTAA
- a CDS encoding TRAP transporter small permease: MQQAEHSVVARLIRATALIEDALLVALLAAMVALSASQIVLRNLFDGAIIWADPVLRISVLWVGMIGAMVATRADKQISIDAVSRFLPARWRARVRVITDLFTSGVSAVVAWNAVRLVVEDRASGMTVIASVPVWACEVILPVAFGVIALRYLLFAIRHGGQFFGGEAEP; the protein is encoded by the coding sequence ATGCAACAGGCTGAGCACTCCGTCGTCGCCCGCCTCATTCGGGCGACGGCGCTCATCGAGGACGCACTCCTGGTGGCGCTGCTCGCCGCAATGGTAGCTCTCTCGGCCTCCCAGATCGTCCTCCGAAATCTCTTCGATGGAGCCATCATCTGGGCAGATCCGGTGCTGCGAATCAGCGTCTTGTGGGTCGGAATGATAGGCGCGATGGTCGCCACCAGGGCCGACAAGCAGATATCGATCGATGCCGTGTCGCGTTTTCTTCCGGCACGGTGGCGTGCCCGTGTTCGAGTGATCACGGATCTCTTCACTTCCGGCGTTTCCGCGGTTGTCGCCTGGAACGCCGTCCGCCTCGTCGTGGAGGACCGGGCATCCGGCATGACTGTAATTGCCTCCGTGCCAGTTTGGGCCTGCGAAGTGATCCTGCCGGTCGCCTTCGGCGTCATAGCTCTGCGGTACCTCCTTTTCGCTATTCGACACGGGGGGCAATTCTTTGGCGGGGAGGCCGAACCGTGA
- the dctP gene encoding TRAP transporter substrate-binding protein DctP: protein MAITRTLSAAILALLIALPVGAQGVRLKIATMAPDGTLWMKELKKAAEEIEEQTEGRVSFRFYPGGTMGTDSAVLRKIRIGQLQGGVVLAASVATINPDFEIYSLPLLFRSEGEVDFVRDRMDQVLIDGLEKKGFLSFGITETGFNYLLSAKPTRTFEDLRGRKAWVPQGDPVSLAIAKATGLSPVPLPISDVLTGLQTGLIDTVAAPPVGAIALQWFTKAKYLTDLPITYVCGTTIVSTKAFHRISDADQEIVRELMARAIRALDEASRKDNAEAREALAKQGVEFVDPTDATLDQWNEIAATATKQLVEERNYNPATIAMVDNLVKTYRAQRSSEIGGG, encoded by the coding sequence ATGGCGATTACCAGAACTCTGTCCGCCGCAATTCTGGCTTTGCTCATCGCACTGCCGGTGGGCGCGCAGGGTGTTCGTTTGAAAATAGCCACCATGGCCCCTGACGGGACTCTGTGGATGAAGGAGTTGAAGAAGGCTGCCGAAGAAATCGAGGAGCAGACTGAGGGGCGGGTGTCCTTTCGCTTCTATCCTGGAGGTACGATGGGTACCGATTCGGCGGTGCTGCGCAAGATTCGTATCGGCCAACTACAAGGCGGCGTCGTGCTCGCGGCGAGCGTAGCCACAATCAATCCCGACTTCGAGATATACAGCCTGCCGCTGCTCTTTCGCTCGGAGGGAGAGGTGGATTTCGTCCGCGACCGAATGGACCAGGTTTTGATTGACGGGCTCGAGAAGAAGGGATTTCTGTCGTTTGGTATCACTGAAACAGGTTTCAACTATTTGCTGTCGGCAAAACCGACGAGGACATTCGAGGATCTCAGAGGGCGCAAGGCGTGGGTGCCGCAGGGCGATCCGGTGTCCCTGGCGATTGCCAAGGCGACCGGGTTGTCGCCCGTCCCACTCCCGATCTCGGACGTTCTCACGGGCTTGCAGACGGGTCTCATCGACACCGTCGCTGCACCCCCGGTGGGAGCGATCGCATTGCAGTGGTTCACCAAGGCCAAATACCTGACCGACCTCCCGATTACCTATGTCTGTGGCACGACGATCGTCAGCACCAAGGCTTTTCATCGAATCAGCGACGCAGACCAGGAGATCGTCCGCGAGCTGATGGCACGGGCGATCCGAGCGCTCGACGAGGCCAGCAGAAAAGACAATGCCGAGGCGAGAGAGGCTCTTGCCAAACAGGGCGTCGAGTTCGTCGATCCGACGGATGCGACCCTCGATCAATGGAACGAGATCGCCGCTACGGCAACCAAGCAACTGGTTGAAGAGCGCAATTACAATCCGGCGACGATCGCGATGGTCGACAACCTCGTCAAGACCTACCGAGCACAACGGTCCTCCGAAATAGGCGGCGGCTGA
- a CDS encoding TRAP transporter TatT component family protein has protein sequence MMTSATSGLADSLTDAVLNQNDPETVRQGAPAYLLLIDGLIAKDPTNTDLLLAGAGLYSSYAGAFVEEPDRASRLSRKGRDYGWAAWCESEKNACDIWDAPYDEFEKVVASTGRGNVEALYGAGAAWAAWIQANTDDWSAVADKARVDAMMQRVVALDETFEDGSAFLYLGILATLLPEAMGGNPEQGREDFEKVIALSNGRNLMAKVLLAKNYARLVFDRALHDRLCEEVIHADPVAPGLTLSNTLAQEEAKTLLDSSEDYFGD, from the coding sequence ATGATGACCTCTGCGACCAGCGGGCTCGCCGATAGCCTGACCGACGCGGTTCTCAATCAGAACGACCCTGAGACCGTTCGCCAGGGAGCTCCCGCGTACCTGTTGCTGATCGACGGCCTGATTGCGAAAGATCCGACAAACACCGATCTGTTGCTCGCGGGAGCCGGACTCTACTCGAGCTATGCCGGTGCCTTTGTCGAGGAACCTGACAGGGCCTCGAGGCTCTCGCGAAAAGGGCGCGACTACGGGTGGGCGGCGTGGTGCGAGAGCGAGAAGAACGCCTGCGACATTTGGGATGCGCCATACGACGAATTTGAGAAGGTCGTTGCATCGACTGGCCGCGGGAATGTCGAGGCCCTCTACGGCGCGGGTGCAGCTTGGGCAGCCTGGATCCAAGCCAACACCGATGATTGGTCGGCGGTGGCCGACAAGGCCCGGGTCGACGCCATGATGCAGCGGGTCGTCGCTCTCGACGAAACCTTCGAGGACGGCTCGGCGTTTCTCTATCTGGGAATTCTGGCGACCCTGTTACCGGAGGCGATGGGAGGAAACCCGGAGCAGGGGCGGGAGGATTTCGAAAAGGTGATCGCGCTGTCGAACGGAAGGAACCTGATGGCCAAGGTATTGCTTGCCAAAAACTACGCTCGCCTGGTTTTTGACCGCGCGTTGCATGACCGCCTCTGCGAAGAGGTGATTCACGCCGATCCGGTAGCGCCGGGCTTGACCCTGAGCAACACTTTGGCCCAGGAGGAAGCGAAAACCCTGTTGGATTCCTCCGAAGACTATTTTGGAGATTGA
- a CDS encoding lytic transglycosylase domain-containing protein yields MARLVSILVLSTFLAVPAFSFDASSSAIPAGRTAMNVADLKQLVRSVSREHGVDPKLVDALVRVESGYDPNAVSRRGAMGLMQLMPETAERLDVDDPFDPELNVRGGVREFSRLVDRYSGNLQLALAAYNAGESAVSKYRGIPPYHETRDYVSRILSLYTGRPYRLTGSYRSAVPVQMVRGGNGTTLITNVKSSETRTLFSRPTGDGPLKGGFGTR; encoded by the coding sequence GTGGCTCGTTTGGTTTCGATCCTCGTGCTGAGCACGTTCCTGGCTGTGCCAGCGTTCAGCTTTGACGCGTCGTCGTCGGCAATCCCCGCTGGGCGAACCGCCATGAACGTCGCCGATCTGAAGCAGCTGGTTCGAAGCGTCAGCAGGGAGCACGGTGTCGATCCGAAGCTCGTCGATGCGCTCGTTCGGGTGGAGTCGGGTTACGACCCGAACGCCGTGAGTCGTCGCGGCGCCATGGGGCTCATGCAGTTGATGCCGGAAACCGCGGAACGGCTCGATGTGGACGACCCGTTCGACCCGGAGTTGAATGTCCGCGGTGGGGTCAGGGAGTTTTCTCGCCTGGTGGATAGATACTCGGGCAATCTCCAACTCGCCTTGGCAGCGTACAACGCGGGAGAGAGCGCGGTGTCGAAGTATCGGGGCATTCCGCCCTATCACGAAACCCGCGATTACGTGTCGCGTATTCTGTCCCTTTACACCGGCAGGCCTTACCGGCTGACCGGCTCATACCGCTCAGCTGTTCCGGTGCAAATGGTGCGAGGCGGAAACGGTACCACCTTGATTACGAACGTGAAGTCCTCCGAAACTCGAACCCTGTTCTCGCGGCCCACGGGTGATGGCCCATTGAAGGGCGGTTTCGGCACCAGGTAG
- a CDS encoding UTP--glucose-1-phosphate uridylyltransferase, giving the protein MRRANAPESAVRSFRFHYQRLLDGDRGLLAEDSIRSTPALRDSEDFDAYEESGRTSIPEVVIVKLNGGLGTSMGLDRAKSLLPVRDDLSFLDLIARQVLSLREETESEIPLLMMNSFRTARDTDAALAKYPDLVLEGMPLGFVQNMVPKVLEDGLTPAVHDTRPQLGWCPPGHGDFFTAIKGSGMLDLLLERGVRYAFISNADNLGAVISPSLLGYMVTEGIDFVLEAADRTPADRKGGHLCSLPDGRLALRESAQCPPGDADSFQDVQRHRYFNTNNLWIHLPTLQQLLEEHRGVLPLPTVVNRKNLDPRDPSSPHVFQLETVMGTAISLFPRATAVRVGRHRFSPVKNTNDLLGVRSDAYGLSSDGRIVLATGRIAPPVIRLDERYFKMIDAFDERFPFGPPSLLRCHSFSVEGDVTFGAGVSVEGDAAVRATTRTSVPDGTLIRDTVVL; this is encoded by the coding sequence ATGCGCCGAGCGAATGCACCCGAGTCTGCAGTCAGGTCCTTCCGCTTCCACTACCAACGTCTTCTCGACGGCGATAGGGGACTCCTCGCGGAGGACTCCATCCGATCAACCCCTGCGCTGCGAGACTCAGAAGATTTCGATGCCTACGAAGAATCGGGGCGCACCTCGATTCCCGAGGTCGTCATCGTCAAGCTCAACGGCGGACTCGGGACTTCGATGGGCCTCGATCGAGCCAAATCGTTGCTCCCGGTGCGCGACGACCTGAGCTTTCTCGATCTCATCGCCCGCCAAGTCCTGTCGCTTCGCGAGGAGACCGAGTCGGAGATCCCCCTTCTGATGATGAACAGCTTTAGAACCGCAAGAGACACCGACGCGGCACTCGCCAAATACCCTGACCTCGTGCTCGAGGGCATGCCGCTCGGATTCGTCCAGAATATGGTTCCGAAGGTCCTCGAGGACGGGTTGACCCCTGCGGTCCACGACACGCGGCCGCAACTGGGCTGGTGCCCTCCCGGTCACGGTGATTTCTTCACCGCGATCAAGGGCTCTGGAATGCTCGATCTACTCCTGGAACGCGGGGTCCGCTACGCGTTCATCTCGAACGCCGACAACCTTGGTGCAGTGATCAGCCCGTCACTTCTCGGATACATGGTGACGGAGGGAATCGACTTCGTGCTCGAGGCCGCCGACCGTACACCGGCAGACCGCAAGGGAGGACATCTCTGTTCCTTGCCCGACGGCCGCCTGGCACTGAGAGAATCGGCCCAGTGCCCGCCCGGCGACGCAGATTCTTTTCAGGATGTCCAGCGGCATCGGTACTTCAACACCAACAACCTCTGGATTCACCTGCCGACGCTCCAACAACTGCTCGAAGAACACCGAGGTGTCCTGCCACTGCCGACTGTCGTCAACCGCAAGAACCTCGACCCGCGAGACCCTTCGTCGCCTCACGTCTTCCAGCTCGAGACCGTGATGGGAACCGCGATCTCGCTGTTCCCACGCGCCACGGCTGTGCGCGTCGGCCGGCACCGGTTTTCGCCAGTCAAAAACACCAACGACCTGCTCGGGGTGCGTTCAGATGCCTACGGACTCTCGTCCGATGGACGAATCGTTCTTGCTACGGGGCGGATTGCGCCACCGGTCATTCGACTCGACGAGAGATATTTCAAAATGATTGACGCTTTTGACGAGCGGTTTCCGTTCGGTCCTCCGTCCCTCCTTCGTTGCCACAGCTTTTCGGTCGAGGGCGATGTCACGTTTGGCGCCGGAGTGTCGGTGGAAGGCGACGCGGCCGTTCGTGCCACGACCCGCACATCAGTGCCCGACGGCACTCTCATCCGAGACACGGTTGTCCTGTGA
- a CDS encoding MFS transporter produces the protein MAETDPSRETRTMAQIIGDAFVELQSTLVSFVKAPKALWGINIPYVIEGLVYFGILTILGKYCSENVGLSDLHAGWVYSVVTAGITFAMMFLGGVCDKIGVPKALAIAFTAFVVARGLIALSGTLPLGQGLGSPMFLVMALGLFLSILAYGLYQPAAYAGVKRYTNPKTAAMGYAVVYALMNLGAFLSGFISPMVRHRFVEVFPPNGLTAVFWAYTALCAIALAITLLILTRATDAAAVERVARETAELTDAGKVTEENERDSTDSSGNTKPSNLLLVMLGSATAISIAVAVAATTGRLAVAPWITYVLAAALLLLVVGEYLRVRPDHPFRDGRFSFLIFILIPVQTLFAHVWLTIPYYLDRAFRGSVVSDYFEFFSNISPVLIFILAPLVAGLTARVNAYTIMIVGTLVMALPTFLLVLGPHLVSFLAFVLFMSIGEAMWSPRFLQWIAEVAPPGQTGLYMGIGQFPWFLTKFVTGLYSGYFVAKYIPNPETGLPIHSEIMWFIYGIIAMISPVALILARKWMMAGMKERHESS, from the coding sequence ATGGCTGAAACCGATCCGTCGCGAGAGACCAGGACTATGGCCCAGATCATTGGCGACGCGTTCGTCGAGCTCCAATCGACTCTCGTTTCGTTCGTCAAGGCACCAAAGGCTCTCTGGGGAATCAACATCCCGTACGTCATCGAAGGCCTCGTCTATTTCGGGATTCTGACGATTCTCGGAAAGTACTGTTCGGAGAACGTCGGGTTGAGCGACCTGCACGCAGGCTGGGTGTACTCGGTGGTCACCGCCGGCATCACCTTCGCGATGATGTTTCTTGGCGGAGTGTGCGACAAGATCGGCGTGCCAAAGGCGCTCGCGATTGCCTTCACGGCCTTCGTCGTCGCGCGTGGACTGATTGCGCTCTCGGGCACATTGCCCCTCGGTCAGGGTCTCGGGTCGCCGATGTTCCTGGTCATGGCTCTCGGTCTCTTCCTGTCGATTCTCGCGTACGGCCTCTATCAACCGGCCGCGTATGCCGGGGTGAAGCGATACACGAATCCGAAGACCGCTGCAATGGGCTACGCCGTCGTCTACGCCTTGATGAACCTGGGCGCGTTCCTGTCGGGTTTCATTTCGCCCATGGTTCGCCACCGTTTTGTGGAGGTGTTTCCTCCGAACGGTCTGACCGCCGTGTTCTGGGCCTACACAGCGTTGTGCGCGATCGCACTGGCGATCACCCTGCTGATTCTGACCAGGGCAACGGACGCCGCAGCGGTCGAACGAGTTGCACGCGAAACGGCCGAGCTCACCGACGCCGGGAAGGTCACCGAAGAAAATGAAAGGGATTCCACTGACTCTTCCGGAAACACCAAACCCTCCAACTTGTTGCTTGTCATGCTCGGGTCCGCAACGGCGATCTCGATCGCTGTTGCCGTCGCGGCCACAACTGGCCGCCTCGCGGTGGCGCCGTGGATCACCTACGTCTTGGCCGCCGCCTTGCTGCTCCTGGTGGTCGGCGAATACCTCAGAGTTCGACCGGACCACCCCTTCCGCGACGGCAGATTCAGCTTTCTGATCTTCATCCTGATTCCCGTGCAAACGCTGTTCGCGCACGTTTGGCTGACCATCCCCTACTATCTCGACCGGGCGTTTCGCGGATCGGTAGTTAGTGATTACTTCGAGTTCTTCTCCAATATCAGTCCGGTTCTGATCTTCATCCTCGCGCCGCTGGTCGCCGGTCTGACCGCACGGGTCAACGCCTACACGATCATGATCGTTGGCACCCTGGTCATGGCCTTGCCGACATTTCTGCTCGTGCTCGGCCCGCACCTCGTGTCATTTCTGGCCTTCGTCCTTTTCATGTCTATCGGCGAGGCAATGTGGTCACCACGCTTTCTCCAGTGGATCGCTGAAGTCGCGCCACCCGGCCAGACCGGGCTCTACATGGGCATCGGACAATTCCCTTGGTTTCTCACGAAGTTCGTGACCGGCCTCTACTCGGGTTACTTCGTGGCGAAGTACATCCCGAATCCCGAGACCGGACTGCCGATTCACAGTGAAATCATGTGGTTTATCTACGGAATCATTGCCATGATCTCACCGGTGGCTCTCATCCTCGCTCGAAAATGGATGATGGCGGGAATGAAGGAGAGGCACGAGAGTTCGTAG
- a CDS encoding S1 RNA-binding domain-containing protein — MSDDSSSYNEFEQALRESFEAEALKVGDVIEGVIVAIKGDVALVDVSGKSEAVLDREEIDDLGTGDPVEVVVVSSGEEIRVSRRLALEAQLKEKLNEAVASGESVEGKVVGRRKGGFDVVVSGVRGFCPISHISDVRTDDVDQHLGETYTFKVLEYKPDGQRLVVSRAAHLREEKDRRKEEAWANLEAGAEVDGRVRSLTDFGAFIDLGGVDGLVHVTEIAHHRINHPREELEVGQNVRVKILELDRDKDRISLSMKALTDNPWASVEERFQARGRFEGTIVRKTDFGVFVQLEPGMDGLLHVSQLPPGLELNAPELEVGEPVRGWVRDVDVDNQRIGLTLRQMPDRDPWDRIEMRYQEGQTVEGTVENGADFGVFVELEPGLSGLIPISELGLEKDADPRTAFSPGEKISLKLMALDPNRRRISLSVRALAREKERQEYLRHMDSGESAEPAMTGFGAQLAAALSKDEKASAAPEKKAAAKKTAAKKTAAKKTPSKQAATKKKTPAKKKISSKKVAEKK, encoded by the coding sequence ATGAGCGACGATTCCAGCAGCTACAACGAGTTCGAGCAAGCACTGCGAGAAAGCTTCGAAGCCGAAGCCCTCAAAGTCGGTGATGTCATCGAAGGAGTGATTGTCGCGATCAAGGGCGACGTCGCGCTGGTGGATGTTTCCGGAAAGTCTGAGGCCGTCCTCGACCGCGAGGAAATCGACGATCTGGGGACCGGAGATCCGGTCGAGGTGGTCGTGGTTTCGTCGGGCGAAGAAATTCGCGTATCACGCAGGCTCGCGCTCGAGGCCCAGCTCAAGGAAAAACTCAACGAGGCGGTGGCGTCAGGTGAGTCGGTCGAGGGTAAGGTTGTCGGCCGGCGCAAGGGCGGCTTCGACGTCGTTGTTTCCGGAGTGCGCGGTTTCTGTCCGATCTCTCATATTTCAGACGTGCGAACCGACGACGTCGATCAACATTTGGGCGAGACGTACACTTTCAAGGTGCTCGAGTACAAGCCTGACGGCCAACGCCTGGTTGTTTCGCGGGCGGCACACCTTCGCGAGGAGAAGGACCGTCGCAAGGAGGAGGCCTGGGCGAACCTCGAGGCGGGAGCGGAGGTCGATGGCCGCGTGAGGTCACTGACCGATTTCGGCGCGTTCATTGACCTCGGTGGTGTCGATGGTTTGGTCCACGTGACCGAGATCGCCCATCACCGGATCAACCATCCCCGAGAAGAGCTGGAGGTTGGTCAGAACGTCCGGGTCAAGATCCTCGAGCTCGATCGCGACAAAGACCGCATTTCTCTCAGCATGAAAGCGCTGACCGACAACCCGTGGGCGTCGGTGGAGGAGCGATTTCAGGCGCGCGGACGGTTCGAAGGAACGATCGTCCGCAAGACCGATTTTGGTGTATTCGTCCAGCTTGAGCCGGGTATGGACGGGTTGCTGCACGTGAGCCAGCTGCCGCCCGGGCTCGAGCTGAATGCGCCCGAGCTCGAGGTCGGGGAGCCGGTCCGAGGCTGGGTGCGAGACGTAGATGTCGACAATCAGCGCATCGGGCTGACGCTGCGCCAGATGCCGGACCGGGATCCGTGGGATCGGATCGAAATGCGGTACCAGGAAGGCCAGACGGTCGAGGGAACGGTCGAAAACGGAGCCGACTTCGGGGTCTTCGTAGAGCTCGAGCCGGGCCTCAGCGGATTGATCCCGATCTCGGAGCTTGGTCTGGAGAAGGATGCCGACCCACGTACAGCTTTCTCGCCGGGGGAGAAGATCTCGCTCAAGCTGATGGCACTCGATCCGAACCGACGCAGGATCAGCCTTTCCGTCAGAGCACTCGCTCGCGAGAAGGAGCGGCAGGAGTACCTGAGGCACATGGATTCTGGCGAAAGCGCTGAACCCGCAATGACGGGTTTTGGTGCCCAGCTTGCTGCGGCGTTGAGCAAAGACGAGAAAGCGTCTGCGGCGCCTGAAAAGAAGGCAGCCGCGAAGAAGACCGCTGCAAAGAAAACCGCAGCGAAGAAGACCCCTTCGAAGCAAGCCGCGACGAAAAAGAAGACCCCTGCGAAGAAAAAGATCTCGTCGAAGAAGGTGGCCGAGAAGAAGTAG
- a CDS encoding dihydroorotase — MDLLLEGGVVAAAGERLDQPAQTKVFDAAGMVVAPGFIDLHAHLREPGFEHKETIASGSSAAVAGGFTAVCCMADTDPVNDDPSVTEFISKRAQQVGLARIYPVGALSVGLNGVEMAEIGEMVRAGAVAVSDDRRPVANAQLFRRALEYARSFDVPVAVHSEDLDLSDGGSMHEGAVSTRIGLRGMPTSAEEVMVARDVLLADLTGGRLHLCHLSTPTALDLVRTAKQRKLAVTSEVAAHQFVLTDEDVAGADYNPNWKTNPPLRSATEVEAILQAIYDGTVDAIVSDHEPHHADEKELDFADAPFGIVGLETAVPLALDRLVHGRVIGLTQLVRLMSTRPAEIFGLPGGSLREGAPADLTVLDLRAVRTVDPGNFRSRAHNTPFAGMRLKGWPVATIVGGEVVWQAS, encoded by the coding sequence ATGGACCTCCTGCTCGAGGGCGGCGTGGTGGCCGCTGCCGGAGAGCGGCTCGACCAACCGGCCCAGACCAAGGTGTTCGATGCCGCCGGGATGGTCGTGGCCCCTGGGTTCATCGATCTCCATGCACATCTGCGAGAACCGGGGTTCGAGCACAAGGAAACGATCGCCAGCGGCAGTAGCGCCGCCGTGGCGGGCGGTTTCACGGCCGTCTGCTGCATGGCAGACACCGACCCGGTCAACGATGATCCCTCAGTCACCGAGTTCATCAGCAAACGGGCCCAGCAGGTGGGCCTCGCGCGGATCTATCCGGTTGGCGCGCTGTCTGTTGGCCTGAACGGTGTGGAAATGGCCGAGATCGGGGAGATGGTGAGAGCCGGGGCGGTGGCCGTCTCGGATGACCGGAGGCCGGTGGCGAACGCCCAACTCTTCCGCCGCGCCCTCGAATACGCGCGGAGCTTCGATGTGCCGGTTGCTGTCCACAGTGAGGACCTGGACCTGTCGGACGGTGGCTCGATGCACGAGGGGGCGGTTTCGACCCGGATAGGCTTGCGCGGAATGCCGACCTCTGCTGAAGAAGTGATGGTGGCGCGAGACGTTCTCCTCGCCGACCTCACCGGTGGCAGGCTTCACCTCTGTCACCTCTCGACGCCAACCGCGCTCGACCTCGTGCGCACGGCCAAACAGCGAAAGCTCGCGGTGACCAGCGAGGTGGCGGCACATCAGTTCGTTCTGACCGACGAGGACGTGGCCGGTGCGGACTACAATCCGAACTGGAAGACCAACCCGCCGCTGAGAAGTGCAACCGAGGTGGAGGCAATTCTGCAGGCCATCTACGACGGAACCGTGGATGCGATTGTGTCCGACCACGAGCCACATCATGCCGACGAGAAGGAGCTCGATTTTGCCGACGCTCCATTTGGAATCGTCGGGCTTGAGACGGCGGTTCCGCTGGCCCTCGACCGACTCGTGCATGGTCGGGTCATCGGTCTCACGCAACTGGTGCGCTTGATGTCGACCCGCCCGGCCGAGATATTCGGTCTGCCAGGTGGGAGCCTGCGCGAGGGCGCGCCCGCCGATCTGACTGTGCTCGATCTCCGCGCGGTCCGTACCGTCGATCCTGGGAACTTCAGGTCGCGGGCACACAACACTCCGTTTGCGGGAATGCGGCTCAAGGGGTGGCCGGTGGCGACGATCGTTGGTGGAGAGGTCGTCTGGCAAGCCAGCTAG